A DNA window from Bacillaceae bacterium S4-13-56 contains the following coding sequences:
- a CDS encoding YozQ family protein has protein sequence MEKRQKVSQRDSDKVAETNYHPNQYRSEDDTEQGLAITHEQASDVYMEGEIQAGIDRVENSGGLASEEGEPIPRKGFDE, from the coding sequence GTGGAAAAGAGACAAAAAGTATCACAACGTGATTCAGATAAAGTAGCAGAAACCAATTATCATCCTAATCAATATAGAAGTGAGGATGACACAGAACAAGGCTTAGCAATAACCCATGAGCAGGCGTCAGATGTGTATATGGAGGGTGAAATTCAAGCGGGAATTGATCGAGTTGAAAATAGTGGTGGTTTAGCCAGTGAAGAAGGGGAACCAATCCCTAGAAAAGGTTTTGATGAATAA